The Bradyrhizobium betae genomic interval GGTGAGCTGGACATCGGCCCATTGAACGCCGACGACGGACTGCGCTGCTTCGCCGGCACCGCCCCTGAGATAGCCGGTCGCGGGGCAGCCCCTCGTCGTCGTGGTCATGGAGATCCGAGCTACACCGTCCTCCGCGACGGCGATATCGTAAACGAGCCCGAGATCGACGATATTGAAGCCGATCTCCGGATCGATCACCTCGCGAAGCGCCGTGCGCACCCGTTCCACCAGCTCGCCGGCGCCGGTCATTGGGCCGCCTCCGGTTGGGCGCCCTTGCGTATCAGGAGCTTGTACGTGGTCCGATCCGCCTCGAACGCGCCCAGCCATTCGAATCCCCGCTTGCCAAGCTCTGGCAGTAGGAATACCGGCTCGCGGCACAGAAGAGCGCACAACACCTCACCCGGCTGCAACTCTTCGACGGCTGCGAGCGTGCGCACCATCGGCTCCGGTGGATCGAGATCGCGGTTGTCAAGCTGACGCACGGGCTCGGGCCATCCTGAAGCCGCAACGCCGTTCGGTGCCGGCTGAGCGCTTGCAGCTTGAGCTTGCGGTGTGAACAGCACTTCCCAATCGCCGTCACCGATCTCTCGTGCGGCATGGTCGAATCCCTTCTTGCCCAGAACCGTGTAGAGCGGCACCGGCTCGAACGTCGCCAGCAACCTGAGCGCCTGTCCGGCGCCCAGGCCGTTGACGGCCTGCATAATGGCAGAGAAGGGCTCGCCGCCAGAGCGCAGAATCGGCCGTACGTCGAGTTCGCGGGAAGCTTGCGTCATTTGTCATTCCTCCATCTTGCGGGCGTTACAGAATTGGCAGATGCAGCCGCGGCCAGGCGCGATGGCCGCCAGGCAACATCGCCCTCGGCACCGCGGCCAGATTGCGGGTCAGAACGAGTTCGAACGATATTCTCGCCGTGGCGATAAGCATGGCGAACGCCGCGCCCCGGAACACCAGAGGCGCGCCCAAGAACATCGCCAGCGATGCAGCACCGACACCTGTGAAATAGAGCCAGAACCAGGGCATGGCGCGCGGTTCGTCGACGAGGTCCTGCACCCGCGGCGTCGGACGTTTGCCCAACAGCATACCGTAGCATTCGAGCCAGGTCAGAAAGGCCACGATTTTGTAGAGCTTCGCGAGGCCGAGCGCAGTGAGCCAACCGAATGCGAAGAGAAACACCACGCCTCCGATTTGGCGATCGGTCGGCCCGAGTGCCGCCACGGCGACCAACAGCAAAACGGCGAGTCCGAGACTGCCCAGCGCCCAGGCGAATACCCGAGCATTGAGCTCGATCTTAGGCCGCTTGCGGGTACGATAGAGCCGCATGATGTCCTGCCCGTAGAGAGCAAGGCTGACGAGCGCGCCCGCGAGCGCTGCGAGCAGTGGGGGGATCACCCCCTGACCGAAGATCAGGAGACAGACAGGACCGCCGATCAGTATCACCAGGATGGCCATGGTGCCGGTCAGGAACGCGATGCGGCTGCTGCGGTGTTCGGCTTCGGGAGCGAGCATGAACATTGCGAGCAGCCGATAGCTCACGCCCATGGCGGTGAAGGTGAGCCAGCCGCCGAGCCCCAGCGCGGCGTGAAACGGAATACCCTCCGATGTAAGGCGCAGGAAGGCAGCATTGGTTGTCCACCCACCGAGCGTCAGCGAGAAGATCATTCCCAGCATGACGACGCCCACGAGGCTCAAGAGACCCGCCGCGACGAAGCGGGCCGGCAAACCGACCGGGCGCGCCGACCAGAGGGTGCGGCCTAGGTTCCATAGGTTGAGTGCGAAGCCGCCTGCGAGACCGATGGCGCCGAGCGGCAACCAGGGCATCGAGCCCACTGAAAAGCCGGCCATACCAAGAAATCCGAGAAGCAGACTGCCGAGTCCGGTCAGCAGAAGCGCGAGCGCAACAACGGGCAGTTCGGGGTGGGCCAGCGGCTTGGCTACGAGGACCGGGACGAACTGAATGAGCGCTCCTGACATCAGGAGGCTGAGCCAACCGATCGCAACGAGATGAACGAGAACGAGGGTCAGTGGCGCAACTAGCGGCTGGCTCGGAAAGCCGACGCCAGCAGCCATCAGTGCCTCGGCGCAGAGCAGCGCGCAGAGTGCGGCCGTAAAATAGCTCATCGTCCATCTGGACAGCGATGCGCCGAACATGACTTTCCTTCGAAATTGCGCGGGGCGAGGCGATATGGCCTCGCTCCCGTGCGCCCGGCGCCGTTCAGGCCGCCTTGGCGAGCTTTCCGATCTCGACGCGCCAAACGGCGGGACCGCTCTCGACATAGGTCCAGGAGAATTGCTTGGGATATTCGGCTTCCAATTGGTAGTAGAGCGGCTTCGGGTCATGATCGTTCACGAGAGTGAACGATCGGCCCACAGCGAGTTCGTTGACGAGCTGGAAGATCTTCTGGTGACGCTGCGCCGGCGGAAGCTCGCGTACATCGATGATCGAAGCGTTTGCGTTTGCACTGGACATTCCTAATCTTCTCCTTTGGTCGCACGAACGTCTGATTGATCACCGCCGGCGACCTCGGCGACAGATCGAAGCTCAAGCCGCTCATCCGGCTTCGGGCTAAAATGGTCGGCAAACTTGTTGGGAACGCCATTCCAGGCGTCGGCATCAGGTGGCGGTTCGCCCTTCTTGATGACGTTGGGCCAAAGCCCCGCATATTTGCGGTTGAGACCAAGCCAATGTGAGTTGCGCGGAACATCGCTGTCCGGAAAAATCGCTTCGGCCGGGCACTCCGGCACGCAGACGCCGCAGTCGATGCACTCATCGGGGTGAATGACGAGCATGTTCTCGCCGACATAGAAGCAGTCGACGGGGCAGACCTCGACGCAGTCCATATACTTGCACTTGATGCAGTTGTCGGTGACGACATGCGTCATTCGTCCTGCCTCCTGTCGCAGCCCTCACGCCGCACGACGTCGATGAAGCAAGACGTTAGGCGCCTCACGGCTAAAAAGCAATATATAAAATATATCTTTATCGCGCGCTGGTTCTTGGAGTCGAAACGCAGCGAGGCATTCAATGCAAGGTACGCATCTCCGTCTGAAATGTCGCTCCATCGCGTGAGCGAGCGCAAGTATCTCGTCCAGTGAGTGGAAGGTGAAGGTACCCGCGGGTCGGACTTCAAATGGTGACGCGCGCAAGAGTGGCACGGTGAGACCTGCCGCCTAGCTTGATGTGATGCTACATCAGAAAGAATTCGTCGGAGTCGTTCCATCGTAAGGCGATATTTTTTGAAGGTTGACAGTGTCGGAACTCGGTAGCAACCTCCGAAAACGGTCAACGGCGACGTTCACGAATAATCCAAATTGACGCGCGACCCCGTCGGTCGCCCGTACCGCTTTTGGGACTCATGGATCAGCCGCCACTTCCCGTTTCTGACTCGGCAAAGCGCTTGGCAAAGGCCGTCGTAGGGCGCATGCAGACGGTGCTGCCGATCGTAGACCGTGCGGTCTCCGCCTCAAGGGCTACGGCTTCCATGCGACTCATGGACAGTTCAGCCATCTGTTCGAGCCCCGTACAGCCGATGTGCCAATCGGTATCGCACCGCCACCACCTCTTAGCCCGAAGCGCAACCGCCGCGAACGCGTTCTCGTCAGCATTTAGCTTGATGGAAAGCCCGATCCGTTTCCTACTGCATCGACAGCACAGATAAGCCGATCAGGCTCATCGCATGAGCGAGTTTCGAAACTGAAACAAGGAGACTTCCATGAAGCGAACTGCACTTGTAGCCCTGTTTCTCGCGGCCGCACTCGGGCAGGCCAGCGCCCAGGACGCCGCTGCTGGCGAAAAGGTCTTCGCCGTCTGTAAGGCATGCCACCAGGTCGGCGACACCGCCAAGAACGCCGTCGGGCCCGTGCTCAACGGACTGATCGGCCGAAAGGCGGGATCCGTTGAGGGCTACAACTACTCGGAGGCCAACAAGAAATCGGGCATCACCTGGACCGAGGAAGAATTCACCAAGTATATCCAGGACCCGAAGGGCGTCGTGCCCGGCACCAAGATGGCATTTGCCGGGATCAAGGACCCGCAGAAAATCAAGGACCTGATCGCTTACTTGCACACGTTCGACAAGGCACCGGTCAAGCTCACGCAGCAGTGAGCGCGCCTCGTGTGAGAGTGGGCGGTACCAAAGGAAAGGAGACGGAACATGAGCGACAATTGGCTACCTTCGCTGAAGACGGACACCCCTCAAGCCGGTTTCGAATTGGCCGTGAAGCTCTCGCGAATGGCCGTGAAGATCACGCAGCCTTCGGATGACGTCCGCTCCCATCTGCGGGCGGCATACGAGCAGGATTCGGCGCAACTCATCGCGACATCCCACGTAGTGGCGGTCCACTTCCAGACGGTTGCCGCGGCCAACAATTGGTGGCGCTGATCCCTTGAGATACGGCGTACGCCCGCTTGGGGGCCCGCGCCGTACTCCGGTCGCCTGCTCCCTACGCAGTACACCCATTCCAGACACGAACAGGTGCAAGCATGAGAAGTCTCAGTACCGGTCAAATCGTCCTGCTGGTGGTCCTGAGCGCCATATTAGTCCTCACGGGCGTCTGGGCGGTCTCCGTTTGGGGCGCGAGCAGCGGCGTCGAGATGGGCAAGCATGGCTGGATCGCGCTGGGGCTCGGGACCTTCTTCTCGCTCCTCATCGGCTGCGGACTCATGGCGCTGATGTTCTTCAGTAGCCGCTCGGGTCATGATGAGGCCGCCGATCCGTTCCGCCATCGCGAGCGGCGCGGTCCCTAGTATGGGCGTCGCGAAGAGCAACCTCTCTTTTCCGCGGTTGTCGGGCACATCATCCCGCCAGTCTCAGAAACCAGTTTCTCGTTTCCGATCTCGTCAAGGCCCTCGCTGGTAAGGCGGGACAAGCAAAAGAAGCGCGGGAGGACAATCCGATGTGGGACACAGCCGCCGAGATGCTGCGCCGCTGGTCGATCCTCCTGATCGGGCTGGTTCTGATCGTCGGCGGCTTCTGGCTCGGCCAACTGCTCTACTCCGCGGATCGCACCAACCCGCAGAACCAGACGGCATCCGCCGAGCGACCGCCGGCCGACACCAGTCATCAGATGGCGCACAACATGTCGTCCGGTCAGTCGGCTCCAGGAACGAATGCGGAGCCGCAGCGCGCTCCAGCCTCGCCTTCGACGGCCACGCAGACAGCTCAGACCTCCTCGAAGGAGGTTGCAGAGACCGCGGAGCCGAAACAGGTTCAAATGCCCCATAACCCGCGAATGACGCCTGCGTTGGCACCGACGACGAGCGGCCAGGCCGCTCCAGTTTCCAAGTCCCCGACGTCTGCCGCCACCGCGCCGGCACAAGGTGGCGGCGATGCCGGAGCGGGACGACTGGTCTTCCGTAAATGCCAAGCCTGCCACTCGTTGGAGGCCGGCAAGAACATGCTGGGTCCGTCGCTCGCCGGAGTCGTCGGCCGCAAGTCAGGGAGTGAGCCCGGCTACAACTACTCGCCCGCGATGAAGCAGGCCAGCCTCATCTGGGATGCTCAGACGCTCAATCGGTATCTCGACGATCCGGCAAAGGTCGTACCCGGCAACAAAATGCCGTTCCCGGGTTTGAAGACGGATCACGACCGAGCCGATGTCATCGCCTTTCTTGCGGCCTCGGGCGGCAGGGGCTCCAGCCCCGCAGGTACGCCGACCACCCAGGCGCAGCCGGCGCCGGCAACATCTGCGACAGCGGCGCCGCCTCCGAGCCGACCGCAGAGCGCGACCGGCGCCGACATCGGCTACGTCACAGATGCGCGGTATACGCTGCGATCCGGCATCGCCGAAGGACGCATGGTCTACATCGGCGTCGGCGGTGCGATCGAGGGCAAGGTCAATCCCGTGTTGAGCGCTTCCGAAGGTCAGGTGGTCCAACTCACGCTGATCAACGGTGAGGGTGCCGAGCACGATATCGTCTTTCCCGACCAGGACACCAAGTCGCCGCGCGTCACCGGCAAGGGCGCAAGCACGACGATCGCATTCAGAGCCTCGAAGTCCGGCGACTTCACCTACTACTGCAGCGTTCCCGGACATCGCCTGGCGGGCATGGAAGGGCAGTTCACCGTGACGCCGCGACCGTCGCCGCAGACGGTGGTCGAGGCCGACATCTCCCGCGAACCTGGCGATCTGCCGCCCCCGATCGGCAAGCGCGATCCGCAGACCGTTCGCGTCGATCTCTTGAGTGTCGAGGTCGAGGGCAGGCTCGCCGAAGGCACCACGTTCGGCTACTGGACCTTCAACGGCAAGGTGCCGGGCCCGTTCATCCGCGTCCGCGTCGGCGACACCGTCGACATCCACCTGAAGAATTCTGCGGACAGCGCCATGATCCATTCCGTCGACTTCCATGCGGCGACCGGGCCGGGCGGCGGCGCCGCCGCGTTGCAGGTCGATCCGGGCGGCGAGAAGTCGATGACGTGGAAGGCGCTGGTGCCGGGTCTCTTCGTCTATCACTGCGCGACGCCGATGGTCGCCGAGCATATCGCCAACGGCATGTACGGCCTCATTCTCGCCGAGCCGGAAGGCGGGCTTCCGCCCGTCGATCACGAGTTCTACGTGATGCAGGGCGAGATTTATTCCGACATCGCCTTCGGCCAGCACGGCAGCGCCG includes:
- a CDS encoding metal-sulfur cluster assembly factor, producing MTGAGELVERVRTALREVIDPEIGFNIVDLGLVYDIAVAEDGVARISMTTTTRGCPATGYLRGGAGEAAQSVVGVQWADVQLTYDPPWAPDMMSQAAKDYLGVGR
- a CDS encoding DUF2249 domain-containing protein; this translates as MTQASRELDVRPILRSGGEPFSAIMQAVNGLGAGQALRLLATFEPVPLYTVLGKKGFDHAAREIGDGDWEVLFTPQAQAASAQPAPNGVAASGWPEPVRQLDNRDLDPPEPMVRTLAAVEELQPGEVLCALLCREPVFLLPELGKRGFEWLGAFEADRTTYKLLIRKGAQPEAAQ
- a CDS encoding DUF2249 domain-containing protein codes for the protein MSSANANASIIDVRELPPAQRHQKIFQLVNELAVGRSFTLVNDHDPKPLYYQLEAEYPKQFSWTYVESGPAVWRVEIGKLAKAA
- a CDS encoding c-type cytochrome, with protein sequence MKRTALVALFLAAALGQASAQDAAAGEKVFAVCKACHQVGDTAKNAVGPVLNGLIGRKAGSVEGYNYSEANKKSGITWTEEEFTKYIQDPKGVVPGTKMAFAGIKDPQKIKDLIAYLHTFDKAPVKLTQQ
- a CDS encoding hexameric tyrosine-coordinated heme protein is translated as MSDNWLPSLKTDTPQAGFELAVKLSRMAVKITQPSDDVRSHLRAAYEQDSAQLIATSHVVAVHFQTVAAANNWWR
- the nirK gene encoding copper-containing nitrite reductase, yielding MWDTAAEMLRRWSILLIGLVLIVGGFWLGQLLYSADRTNPQNQTASAERPPADTSHQMAHNMSSGQSAPGTNAEPQRAPASPSTATQTAQTSSKEVAETAEPKQVQMPHNPRMTPALAPTTSGQAAPVSKSPTSAATAPAQGGGDAGAGRLVFRKCQACHSLEAGKNMLGPSLAGVVGRKSGSEPGYNYSPAMKQASLIWDAQTLNRYLDDPAKVVPGNKMPFPGLKTDHDRADVIAFLAASGGRGSSPAGTPTTQAQPAPATSATAAPPPSRPQSATGADIGYVTDARYTLRSGIAEGRMVYIGVGGAIEGKVNPVLSASEGQVVQLTLINGEGAEHDIVFPDQDTKSPRVTGKGASTTIAFRASKSGDFTYYCSVPGHRLAGMEGQFTVTPRPSPQTVVEADISREPGDLPPPIGKRDPQTVRVDLLSVEVEGRLAEGTTFGYWTFNGKVPGPFIRVRVGDTVDIHLKNSADSAMIHSVDFHAATGPGGGAAALQVDPGGEKSMTWKALVPGLFVYHCATPMVAEHIANGMYGLILAEPEGGLPPVDHEFYVMQGEIYSDIAFGQHGSAEFSVDKLLNERPEYFVFNGSVGALTKLHPLEAKVGDSVRIFFGVGGPNYTSSFHVIGEIFDKVYNLGGATTAPLEGIQTVSVPPGGAVITEFKLDVPGNYTLVDHALARMERGLLGVLHVEGPKNPDIYNGEVMPGMGH